The sequence CTTTTCTTCGTTGAGTTTAAGTTTGTACTTCTCAAGTCGTTTTGCTAAAGCTATTTTTATTCTCTTGGCGTCCTCCTCGTATCTACAACATATTACACCATCATCACAGTAGCGAAATAATGCTACTGTTCCTCTGCAATGTTGCTTTACCACTTCTTCAAACCATTCATCTAAAACATAGTGAGCAAAAATATTTGCAAGGATGGGACTAGCAATGTTTCCTTGAATCGTCCCTTCTTCTTGAACAATCAGTTCTCCTTCAGACAATATTCCAGCTTTAAACATGCGGATTATATATCTTATTAGCTTCTTGTCATGAATTTTCTCTTGCAGCATTTCTATCAATATCCTTCTATCAATAGTACCAAAGAAGTTAGCCAAATCTAGGTCTATTACGCTCTCTACCTCATTGCTATAAAGATGTTGCGTTAATCCTCTTATTGCATCATGACACCCTATTCCCGTTCTGAAACCATAGGAACATTCCAAGAATATTGGCTCATATATACTTTCAAGCACTTTGTGCATCATCTTCTGACATATTTTATCTTCAAAGTTGCTGATACCTAAAGTTCTAGTCTTGCCATTGCTTCCTTCTTTCGGTATTTTTACCTCTCGAATATTGCCCGGTATGTAAGCCATCCTCTTTAGTTTATCAGACAATTTTCCAATATTTTCTGTAAGTTTTAAGCCATAATTAGTTTTGTTTACTCCATCTACTCCAGTTGCTTTCTTAACATCCAGCTCATGATAGCAGACAGCAAGTGCGTTCTCACTAAACAAATGCATGAGGTTGTTAAATCTCTTACTTTTATCCAATGAAGATAACCATGCTATTCTCTTTAGTTTTGTTTCTGTTATTACTTGATAATCTGTTGTTATCATAACATTTCCCTCTAGAGATCGATTTTACCCACCAGCCTTCCCTCCATTGGCATTACCCAATTTCATCAGTACTATGCTGGATCTGACTTCCTATATTTCTTTTCAGCTTCCTCGCTTTTACACTTGTTAGCTAATACTCCTAATTCAGAGAAAATATAGGATATCCCACGTTTATAAATAAACTTTTATTACATGCCATGTTCTCAGACCCCGGAGATCCCATACATATCTGCCTATTTATGATATGTATGTTGTTGCATTCCTGTTTATTGACACAGTCTGCGATCTCAAAAGAAGACATTAACGAGGCTCAATTGCTTCAACCTTACGGCTTACGGCCTATAATATTTCTGTCTACGCTTAACTGACTTTGTTACCAAACTCAGCTCAAGACTCGATACATAGTGTGCTAGGTCAACACTTCTATGGCTGCTCTTGCAACAGCTAGCTTATTTACACTTCGTGGCGCACCAATAATGTGCCTTAGCCCTGATGGAATTCGCTACTAACTTACGAACTTTAACATTATCATTGCGACGGCTTCTATGAGCTATATCCCATTCTGGGACTCCCTATTGTTGTTTTAATACATTAAACATTAAATCTAGAAGAATAACATCTGCTATTCATTCTGTATATAGGGTAGTTCCATACCATTATTGCGAGAAGCCACTTTAGGCGACGAAGCAAAAGTTGCAACAGCACAATGTTTATTTGGATCGCCACGCCACTTCGTGGCTCGCGATGACAATCATTCGTTTCTGTAGTTTAGCTCTTCCTACCATTAATTGTGACTTTTAAATCGCCCTGTAAATTGACTATATTTTTAAATATTGACAAATATTCTCAACTCTACTACAGTAAAACCTTAATTTTAGGTAACAAAGAAAAGACCAGAAATACTAGTGTTGTAAGCAAGGGTATGAGTTTATGAGAATGGGGTGGTAAGTAGGGGGATATAGAGCATTACAATGGCATTCAAAAGGTAGTGGGTTCGATTCCCCCTGGCTCCACCAGATTCTCCAACTTTTTCATGGTTTTTATAATTTCTTAAAAGCATTTTTATTTTGGTTTCCCGCCAAAAATCCCCAAAACTGACCTGCAAAACAGTCTGTTTCTAATCGTTTTTCACGGGGGTATGACAGGATCATTAACTTTTCCTGATGGTTCAGTTGAAAATCATAATGCTATCTTCTATGACTTAGTTGGTAATTTCATCCCACCTGAATGGCAAAACCTTACCAATAATTGTGGTAAATGATTAAGCACAATATAAGAACCTAAATATGCTAACTAGTCGCAAGTACTCTTATTTTATTTGTTTCTTCTTGCTAGGGATAGTGGCGGGAGGAAATTTCTCTTTGGTCTCATTCACTATTCACTACCAATTATCACAAGCAGGATATGCAACTGATATTATTGGTCTAATGTTTCTAACCTCTCTGCCATACTGCCTAAAACCAATATTGGCCCCCTTTATTGATAAATATTCTATACCTATTATATGTAAGAGATTTGGTCAACGTCGTGGATGGGCACTGGCTACACAAGGATGTTTATTAGTTGCTACTAGTGGATTCTTAATTATACACCCCACTGTTAATATAGTTATTACTGCAATTTTAAATTTTACTATTTCCTGTTGTGCAGCAACTCAAGATATTATTTTAGATGCTTATCGTATAGAACACTCCGGAACAAAGGAAGAACTCTCAATTGCCACAACTTTTAGTAATACGGGATTTCGTATAGGAATGCTTATTAATAGTACAGGGGCATTATATGTATCTTGCATCTTTAATTGGCATTTAGTATATCTATGTACCTTTTTTATAACAATGGTAGCCCCGGTAATAATCTTGTACATGCAAGAGCCTGCTACAAAAAAAACGGACCACATTTTTACTAATTTCATTTCATTTACCCAATATTCTCAAGTTATTGGTAAGAGCTTACTATTATTAAAACAAAACCATCCAAATTGGATGTTTATTATGTTGTTTATTTTTCTATATAAAGCAAGTGACTCAATTCCTATGGCAATGAGTTCTCCATTATTTATTGACTTATCCTTTACCTCTCAAGAAATTGCCTCTATTTCCAAAACCTATGGATTCATACTAATGACCTTTGGGGGGATTGTTAGCGGTATTTTAACTGCAAGAATAGGAATATCTCGAAGCCTCTTAATATGCGGTAGTCTACAATTACTATCTCCCTTGATGCTGATGTTTTTATCTATAATAGGTCATGATATAGTTACATTTACTATGACTATTACTGTACAAAATTTCTGTTGTGGGCTTGGTAATACCGCTCTGGTT comes from Candidatus Tisiphia endosymbiont of Nemotelus nigrinus and encodes:
- a CDS encoding reverse transcriptase domain-containing protein; translation: MITTDYQVITETKLKRIAWLSSLDKSKRFNNLMHLFSENALAVCYHELDVKKATGVDGVNKTNYGLKLTENIGKLSDKLKRMAYIPGNIREVKIPKEGSNGKTRTLGISNFEDKICQKMMHKVLESIYEPIFLECSYGFRTGIGCHDAIRGLTQHLYSNEVESVIDLDLANFFGTIDRRILIEMLQEKIHDKKLIRYIIRMFKAGILSEGELIVQEEGTIQGNIASPILANIFAHYVLDEWFEEVVKQHCRGTVALFRYCDDGVICCRYEEDAKRIKIALAKRLEKYKLKLNEEKTKMVRFSKRKFSQNERQEAFDFLGFTFYFGKSRKGKIIPKVKSCSKRISAKLKKVNDWCKDIRNKHKLHVIWRSFCSKLRGHIQYYGVTFNIKAVNGFIRQSVKTLFKWLNRRSQRESFSWEKFCLFIECNPLPKVRIYHSLMQGSM
- a CDS encoding MFS transporter; protein product: MLTSRKYSYFICFFLLGIVAGGNFSLVSFTIHYQLSQAGYATDIIGLMFLTSLPYCLKPILAPFIDKYSIPIICKRFGQRRGWALATQGCLLVATSGFLIIHPTVNIVITAILNFTISCCAATQDIILDAYRIEHSGTKEELSIATTFSNTGFRIGMLINSTGALYVSCIFNWHLVYLCTFFITMVAPVIILYMQEPATKKTDHIFTNFISFTQYSQVIGKSLLLLKQNHPNWMFIMLFIFLYKASDSIPMAMSSPLFIDLSFTSQEIASISKTYGFILMTFGGIVSGILTARIGISRSLLICGSLQLLSPLMLMFLSIIGHDIVTFTMTITVQNFCCGLGNTALVIYFSSLCNSELIATQYSIISSFSSFIRIILSCLSGICANYMEWSNLFLFTTLFSMLFVLAFFRIHKI